Proteins found in one Xenopus laevis strain J_2021 chromosome 1L, Xenopus_laevis_v10.1, whole genome shotgun sequence genomic segment:
- the hmgb2.L gene encoding high mobility group box 2 L homeolog (The RefSeq protein has 4 substitutions compared to this genomic sequence), producing MGKGDPNKPRGKMSSYAYFVQTCREEHKKKHPDTSVNFSDFSKKCSERWKSMSAKEKGKFEDLAKGDKARYEREMKTYIPPKGETKGKRKKDPNAPKRPPSAFFIFCSEHRPQIKSETPGLSIGDTAKKLGELWAEQTPKDKLPHEQKAAKLKEKYEKDVAAYRAKGKSDVGKKVPGRATGSKKKVEPHHHDDEEDEDEEDEEDEDDDDDDE from the exons ATGGGCAAGGGAGATCCTAACAAGCCTCGGGGGAAGATGTCCTCCTACGCCTATTTCGTGCAGACCTGCAGGGAGGAGCACAAGAAGAAGCACCCGGACACCTCCGTCAACTTCTCCGAGTTCTCCAAGAAATGCTCCGAGAGATGGAAG AGCATGTCTGCAAAGGAAAAGGGAAAGTTCGAGGATTTGGCAAAGGGTGATAAAGCACGGTATGAACGTGAGATGAAGACCTATATACCACCAAAAGGAGAGACAAAGGGAAAGAGAAAGAAGGATCCAAATGCACCAAAGAGGCCACC ATCTGCCTTTTTCATCTTCTGTTCTGAACACCGTCCCCAGATAAAGAGTGAGACTCCTGGTCTTTCCATTGGTGACACCGCTAAGAAACTAGGGGAGTTGTGGGCAGAACAAACTCCCAAGGATAAACTGCCACATGAGCAAAAAGCTGCCAAGCTAAAGGAGAAATATGAGAAA GATGTTGCTGCATACCGGGCTAAGGGCAAGAGTGATGTTGGCAAAAAAGTTCCAGGGAGGGCGACAGGTTCTAAAAAGAAGGTTGAACcagaggaggatgatgatgaagaagacgAGGACgaagaggatgaggaggatgaagATGATGACGACGATGATGAATAA